In Eleginops maclovinus isolate JMC-PN-2008 ecotype Puerto Natales chromosome 10, JC_Emac_rtc_rv5, whole genome shotgun sequence, the following proteins share a genomic window:
- the sncgb gene encoding synuclein, gamma b (breast cancer-specific protein 1) isoform X1 has product MDVLMKGFSMAKEGVVAAAEKTKAGMEEAAAKTKEGVMYVGSKTKEGVVSSVNTVANRTVDQANIVGDTAAAGANEVSQGNVEGVENVAASTGMVSQEEPVYEGEYGGMEQGGEGGEGY; this is encoded by the exons ATGGATGTACTGATGAAGGGGTTCTCCATGGCCAAGGAGGGGGTGGTGGCCGCCGCAGAGAAGACCAAAGCTGGcatggaggaggcagcagccaAGACCAAGGAAGGGGTTATGTATGTAG GCAGTAAGACAAAGGAGGGAGTTGTGTCATCAGTAAACACAG TTGCCAACAGGACCGTGGATCAGGCCAATATTGTCGGAGACACAGCGGCTGCCGGGGCCAACGAAGTGTCACAAGGGAACGTGGAGGGGGTCGAGAACGTTGCAGCGTCAACTGGGATGGTCAGCCAG GAGGAGCCTGTATACGAG GGAGAATATGGAGGAATGGAGCAGGGtggggaaggaggagag GGGTACTAG
- the sncgb gene encoding synuclein, gamma b (breast cancer-specific protein 1) isoform X2, whose amino-acid sequence MDVLMKGFSMAKEGVVAAAEKTKAGMEEAAAKTKEGVMYVGSKTKEGVVSSVNTVANRTVDQANIVGDTAAAGANEVSQGNVEGVENVAASTGMVSQGEYGGMEQGGEGGEGY is encoded by the exons ATGGATGTACTGATGAAGGGGTTCTCCATGGCCAAGGAGGGGGTGGTGGCCGCCGCAGAGAAGACCAAAGCTGGcatggaggaggcagcagccaAGACCAAGGAAGGGGTTATGTATGTAG GCAGTAAGACAAAGGAGGGAGTTGTGTCATCAGTAAACACAG TTGCCAACAGGACCGTGGATCAGGCCAATATTGTCGGAGACACAGCGGCTGCCGGGGCCAACGAAGTGTCACAAGGGAACGTGGAGGGGGTCGAGAACGTTGCAGCGTCAACTGGGATGGTCAGCCAG GGAGAATATGGAGGAATGGAGCAGGGtggggaaggaggagag GGGTACTAG